In the Carassius gibelio isolate Cgi1373 ecotype wild population from Czech Republic chromosome A2, carGib1.2-hapl.c, whole genome shotgun sequence genome, one interval contains:
- the LOC128025603 gene encoding regulator of G-protein signaling 18-like isoform X2, with the protein MLSEDELLACRMKDTHLRNKDKKGRLSLLLAKSGSHENVSPEKKPPAKTKHIAPDVALRWRDSFEELLSHSDGVEVFTQFLRTQFSEENIEFWLACEDFKTTESATKLQSKAKQIHAIFIDKEAPKEINIDHSTKATIEKNILKPTTSCFDVAQSKIYSLMKRDCYPRFLTSDIYLTLTKKAGPPTMIRRRSRSFVFNERPEGTADWL; encoded by the exons ATGCTCAGTGAGGACGAGCTGCTCGCATGCAGAATGAAAGACACCCACTTGAG GAATAAGGATAAAAAAGGTAGACTCAGTCTTCTTCTGGCAAAGTCTGGATCGCATGAAAATGTCAGTCCTGAAAAGAAGCCACCAGCTAAAACTAAACA CATTGCACCAGACGTGGCTCTGAGATGGCGTGATTCTTTTGAGGAGCTGCTGAGTCACTCAG ATGGGGTAGAAGTTTTCACACAGTTTCTACGCACTCAGTTCAGTGAGGAGAACATTGAGTTTTGGTTAGCCTGTGAAGACTTTAAGACCACTGAGTCTGCAACCAAACTGCAGTCTAAAGCCAAACAGATACATGCCATTTTCATCGACAAGGAAGCCCCCAAAGAG ATCAACATCGACCACTCAACCAAGGCCACTATTGAGAAGAACATCCTGAAGCCCACTACGTCCTGCTTTGATGTAGCACAAAGTAAAATCTACAGCTTAATGAAAAGAGACTGCTACCCACGATTCCTCACCTCCGATATCTACTTGACCCTGACCAAGAAGGCAGGCCCACCCACTATGATCAGGAGAAGGTCCCGCTCCTTTGTTTTTAATGAACGTCCTGAAGGCACAGCGGACTGGTTGTAG
- the LOC128023279 gene encoding regulator of G-protein signaling 21-like: MQKTPLSEMAIKFCCFSQEPVDDVYSWGESIEKLLSCKSGQMAFQDFLKSEYSEENILFWLACEEYKKIKSAPEMISRANQIYTEFVQTEAPRQVNIDSGTRTNITNNISEPTLNSFDIAQKMIFSLMARDCYPRFLKSDIYRSILQNHGKS; this comes from the exons ATGCAGAAGACACCGCTGTCAGAGATGGCCATAAA ATTTTGTTGCTTTTCTCAGGAACCCGTTGATGATGTGTACTCCTGGGGTGAGTCCATCGAGAAGCTTCTGTCCTGCAAAT CGGGACAGATGGCTTTCCAGGACTTCCTAAAGTCAGAATACAGCGAGGAGAATATTCTGTTCTGGCTGGCATGtgaagaatacaaaaagatcAAGAGCGCACCAGAGATGATCAGCAGGGCAAACCAAATCTACACTGAGTTTGTGCAAACGGAAGCACCCAGACAG GTAAACATTGATTCTGGGACTCGCACAAATATTACAAACAACATCTCAGAGCCAACCCTCAACTCGTTTGACATTGCACAGAAGATGATCTTCAGTCTAATGGCGAGAGACTGCTATCCCAGGTTTCTGAAGTCTGATATCTACCGGTCCATTCTGCAAAATCATGGAAAGAGTTGA
- the LOC128025603 gene encoding regulator of G-protein signaling 21-like isoform X1, which produces MKIFVFLFPQFNFSAPKEEAYFKMLSEDELLACRMKDTHLRNKDKKGRLSLLLAKSGSHENVSPEKKPPAKTKHIAPDVALRWRDSFEELLSHSDGVEVFTQFLRTQFSEENIEFWLACEDFKTTESATKLQSKAKQIHAIFIDKEAPKEINIDHSTKATIEKNILKPTTSCFDVAQSKIYSLMKRDCYPRFLTSDIYLTLTKKAGPPTMIRRRSRSFVFNERPEGTADWL; this is translated from the exons ATGAAgatttttgtgtttctgtttccTCAGTTTAACTTCTCTGCCCCCAAGGAGGAAGCATATTTCAAAATGCTCAGTGAGGACGAGCTGCTCGCATGCAGAATGAAAGACACCCACTTGAG GAATAAGGATAAAAAAGGTAGACTCAGTCTTCTTCTGGCAAAGTCTGGATCGCATGAAAATGTCAGTCCTGAAAAGAAGCCACCAGCTAAAACTAAACA CATTGCACCAGACGTGGCTCTGAGATGGCGTGATTCTTTTGAGGAGCTGCTGAGTCACTCAG ATGGGGTAGAAGTTTTCACACAGTTTCTACGCACTCAGTTCAGTGAGGAGAACATTGAGTTTTGGTTAGCCTGTGAAGACTTTAAGACCACTGAGTCTGCAACCAAACTGCAGTCTAAAGCCAAACAGATACATGCCATTTTCATCGACAAGGAAGCCCCCAAAGAG ATCAACATCGACCACTCAACCAAGGCCACTATTGAGAAGAACATCCTGAAGCCCACTACGTCCTGCTTTGATGTAGCACAAAGTAAAATCTACAGCTTAATGAAAAGAGACTGCTACCCACGATTCCTCACCTCCGATATCTACTTGACCCTGACCAAGAAGGCAGGCCCACCCACTATGATCAGGAGAAGGTCCCGCTCCTTTGTTTTTAATGAACGTCCTGAAGGCACAGCGGACTGGTTGTAG
- the LOC128025595 gene encoding regulator of G-protein signaling 21 — MPTILSSTTEIKNMNKDDKPVNPMKLAKWRFCRPLTDKLNPNESLLWSQSLENLLRSKYGMATFHTFLKSEFSDENIEFWLVCEDFKKIRSSSRLCSRAKKIFEHYIQAEAPKEINIDHVTRDLIKQNVQAPTRVCFDEAQRIVYGLMERDSYPRFLRSDIYRSLLESVSHRIQV; from the exons ATGCCAACCATACTGTCATCTACAACAGAAATAAAGAACATGAACAAGGACGATAAACCAGTCAATCCCAT GAAACTAGCCAAGTGGCGGTTTTGTCGCCCGTTGACAGACAA ACTGAACCCTAATGAGTCCCTCCTGTGGTCCCAGTCACTGGAAAACCTCCTTAGATCCAAAT ACGGCATGGCAACATTCCACACCTTCCTCAAATCTGAGTTCAGCGATGAGAACATCGAATTTTGGCTGGTTTGCGAAGACTTCAAAAAAATCAGAAGTTCGTCCAGACTGTGCTCAAGGGCCAAGAAGATATTTGAGCATTACATCCAGGCGGAAGCTCCCAAAGAG ATAAACATCGACCATGTCACCAGAGATCTTATCAAGCAGAACGTCCAAGCTCCCACTAGAGTGTGTTTCGATGAAGCTCAGAGGATTGTCTACGGTCTTATGGAGAGGGATTCCTATCCCAGGTTTCTTCGCTCGGACATATACAGATCGCTTCTGGAATCAGTCTCACATAGGATTCAGGTCTGA